The following nucleotide sequence is from Posidoniimonas corsicana.
CGTAGGGCGTTGCCACGCTCTACGGTTTTTTTCTATCGGAAACTTAGCTTCTCGTCGCAGCGAGCGGCGAGGTGATCGGCGGCACGCCGGCTCACTCGCCGGCGGGCGGATGCCTGGGGTACACTATCGGGTCCGGTTCCCGAACCCTGCGCGCCGTTGGCGCCGCCCCTCCTCGCCAGGCTGTCCGCCATGAAGACGCTTCTGCTTGTGCCCCTCGTGCTACTCGCGGCGTGCCCCGCTCTGGGTGCGGAAACGCCGCACACGCCAACAGCGGTGGTCGCGCAGGCGGTTGAGGCGGCCGACTCCTTCATCGCTACGCTCAACGACGCGCAGCGAAAGGCGGTCCGGTTCGACTTCTCCGACGACGAGCAGCGTCGCCGCTGGTCCAACCTGCCGGCTGGCATGTACCCACGCAATGGCCTCCGCTGGGGCGATCTCAATCAGCAGCAACGCGACGCGGCCATGCAGCTCTTCTCGGCGACGCTCAGCCCCCGCGGCGTGCAGCAGGTGATCGACAACATGCAGGGCGACGAGGTCCTCAAGCAGCAGGGCGGCGGCGGCCGGGCGGACTTCGGCGCGGACGCGTACTACCTCTCCATCCTGGGAACCCCGTCGGCCGACACGCCCTGGATGTGGCAGTTCGGTGGGCACCACCTGGCCATCAACGCCACCTTGGTCGGCGATCAAGTCACCCTCTCGCCCAGCCTGACCGGCGGGCAGCCGGTCGACTACGAGGTCGACGGCCGCCAAGTGCGTCAGCTCGCCGAAGAAGAGGACCTCTCGTTCGAGCTGATCGGCTCGCTCTCGCCCGATCAACGCCAGGCGGCCATTCTAGGCGACCACCACGCCAACATGATCTACGGGCCGGGCAAAGAGGGCGCCAAGCCGAAGCCCGAAGGCCTCAACGCCGGCAAGCTCGACGACCGCCAGCGGGAACTGCTGCTGTCGCTGATCGAGGCCCGCATCGGCGTCCTCAACCAAACGCACGCCGAACGCGCGATGCAGGCGATCAAGCAGAACCTCGCTGAGACCTGGTTCTCCTGGTACGGCCCCACCACGCCCGGCGCCGCCGCGACCTTCCGGGTCCAGGGGCCGACGCTGCTGATGGAGTACTCGCCTCAGCACCTCGGCGGCGACGACACCCAGCACACCCACGCCATGTACCGCGACCCCGCCAACGACTACGGCGCCGCCTGGGTGAAGCAAGCGGACCGCTAACCCACGCCCGCTAGCCGCCTGACCGAACATTCTCTACCGACCTCCAGCATCACACCTTATGCAAGCCCCATTCTCTCGTACGTTGTCGCTCCCGGCGGCGTTGCTCTTCATCAATCTGCTCCTGCCGGCGTTACTCGTAGCGGCCGAAGAGCTCCCGCAGCCCACGCTCTCCGACGTGCGTTACGGCGATCACCCCCGCCAGAAGCTGCACTTCTGGCGGGTCGAGTCGGCAGAGCCGACCGCCGTAGCGATCCACATCCACGGCGGCGGCTGGAACGGCGGCACGCGGCTCAACGGCAACCTCAAGTCTGCGCTCCCCCGCCTGCAGGAAGCCGGGATCGCGGTCGCGAGCGTAGAGTACCGACTCATCCGCCACGGCGTAGCGCAGGGCGTCGAGCCGCCGGTCAAAGCGCCGCTCTCCGACTGCGCGCGGGCCGTGCAGTTCGTCCGCAGCAAGGCCGACGAGTGGAATCTCGACCCGCGGCGGGTTGGTCTGTTCGGCGGCTCCGCCGGCGGCTGCACCAGCCTATGGCTCGCCCTGCACCGCGACCTGGCCGACCCGGACAGCCCCGACCCCATCGCCCGGCTGTCCACCCGGCCTACCTGCGCCGCGGTGATCAGGGCGCAGACCACGCTCGACCCGCGGCAGATGCAGGAGTGGATGCCCAACAGCTTCTACGGCGGGCACGCGTTCGGAGTCGGGAAGCCGGGCAAGGAAAACCGGGCCGCTAACTTCAAGGAGTTCCTCGCCCGCCGCGACGAGCTGCTGCCTCAGATCAACGAGTACTCGCCCTACGCGCTCGCCACCAGCGACGCCCCGCCCATCTACCTGTTCTACACAACCAAGCCGGCGATGGGGGAAAAGACCAAAGACCCCACGCACAGCTCCAACTTCGGAGTCAAGCTCGACGAGCGGCTGCGGGAGCTCGGCGTGTCGAGCGAGCTGGCCTACCCCGGCGCGCCGGGAGTAGAGCACGCGACCGTCGCCGACTACCTGATCCACCACCTAAAGTAGCGCCGCGGCGCTACGTTTCCTGGACAACCCCGAAGATCACGCATGAGCACCCCGCTGAAACACCCGATCCATGGCCGCCGCCTTTGCGTTCTGCTCGCGTTCGCCGCCGCTCTGCCCGGGCTGAGCGTTCGGGCGGCCGAGCCCTCGTTCGGCGAGCGCCCGCCAAACATCGTCCTCGTGATGACCGACGACCAGGGCTACGGCGACCTGAGCTGCCACGGGCATCCGCTGCTCCGGACCCCCAACCTCGACCGGCTTGCCTCGCAGAGCACGCGATTCACGGACTTCCATGCCAGCCCCACGTGCGCGCCGACCCGCGCCGCGCTGATGTCGGGTCAGGCGCCGTTCAAGGTCGGTGTGACGCACACTATCGTCGAGCGTGACCGGATGGCCCTGGGCGCGCCCACCATCGCGGAGGTGCTGCGGTCGGCGGGCTACGCCACCGGCATCTTTGGTAAGTGGCACCTGGGCGACGAGGACGCCTACCAGCCTCACAACCGCGGCTTCGATGAGGTCTTCATCCACGGCGCCGGCGGCATCGGGCAGAAGTACGCCGGGTCGCAGAGCGACGCGCCGGGCACCAGCTACTTCAACCCGATCATCAAGCACAACGGCCGCTTCGAGCAGACCGAAGGCTACTGCACCGACGTGTTCTTCCGGCAGGCGCTCGGGTGGATCAAGTCGCGTTCCGAAGGCGACGAGAGCGACCGGCCGTTCTTCGCGTACATCGCCACCAACGCCCCGCACAGCCCGTACATCGTCGACGAGAGCTACTCCGCCCCGTTCAAGGGCAAGTGCAACGAGAAGGCCGCCGCGTTCTTCGGGATGATCGTCAACATCGACGAGAACATGGGCCTGCTGATGGAGAAACTGGACGAGTGGCGCCTGGCCGACGACACGCTGCTGATCTTCATGACCGACAACGGATGCGCGGCCGGGTCCCGCGTGTACAACGCCGGCATGAAGGGGCCGAAGGGCTCGCCGCATCAGGGGGGCTCG
It contains:
- a CDS encoding DUF3500 domain-containing protein; amino-acid sequence: MKTLLLVPLVLLAACPALGAETPHTPTAVVAQAVEAADSFIATLNDAQRKAVRFDFSDDEQRRRWSNLPAGMYPRNGLRWGDLNQQQRDAAMQLFSATLSPRGVQQVIDNMQGDEVLKQQGGGGRADFGADAYYLSILGTPSADTPWMWQFGGHHLAINATLVGDQVTLSPSLTGGQPVDYEVDGRQVRQLAEEEDLSFELIGSLSPDQRQAAILGDHHANMIYGPGKEGAKPKPEGLNAGKLDDRQRELLLSLIEARIGVLNQTHAERAMQAIKQNLAETWFSWYGPTTPGAAATFRVQGPTLLMEYSPQHLGGDDTQHTHAMYRDPANDYGAAWVKQADR
- a CDS encoding alpha/beta hydrolase, which gives rise to MQAPFSRTLSLPAALLFINLLLPALLVAAEELPQPTLSDVRYGDHPRQKLHFWRVESAEPTAVAIHIHGGGWNGGTRLNGNLKSALPRLQEAGIAVASVEYRLIRHGVAQGVEPPVKAPLSDCARAVQFVRSKADEWNLDPRRVGLFGGSAGGCTSLWLALHRDLADPDSPDPIARLSTRPTCAAVIRAQTTLDPRQMQEWMPNSFYGGHAFGVGKPGKENRAANFKEFLARRDELLPQINEYSPYALATSDAPPIYLFYTTKPAMGEKTKDPTHSSNFGVKLDERLRELGVSSELAYPGAPGVEHATVADYLIHHLK
- a CDS encoding arylsulfatase; translation: MSTPLKHPIHGRRLCVLLAFAAALPGLSVRAAEPSFGERPPNIVLVMTDDQGYGDLSCHGHPLLRTPNLDRLASQSTRFTDFHASPTCAPTRAALMSGQAPFKVGVTHTIVERDRMALGAPTIAEVLRSAGYATGIFGKWHLGDEDAYQPHNRGFDEVFIHGAGGIGQKYAGSQSDAPGTSYFNPIIKHNGRFEQTEGYCTDVFFRQALGWIKSRSEGDESDRPFFAYIATNAPHSPYIVDESYSAPFKGKCNEKAAAFFGMIVNIDENMGLLMEKLDEWRLADDTLLIFMTDNGCAAGSRVYNAGMKGPKGSPHQGGSRVPLFMRWPGKVKPGVDVDRLARHYDLFPTLAEIAGADPPANADLDGRSLTPLLRDPDADWEDRYTYFHVGRWPKEGAPGKFGQGNPDPDAAKHKNYAVRNERWRLVNGGLFDIDNDPGEQHNVADDHPQVAAELLAAFDAWWDEVRPLMVNEDAPLDVPKPFREQFRKQAASGGIPDWTPPKL